In a single window of the Dinghuibacter silviterrae genome:
- a CDS encoding toxin: MSERSKRLRILAGPNGSGKSTIVKKIRSSYYCGFFVNADEIQQTLDAKKVLNLNAEYGLTIPLETYHHYLLHEGKSWLEKAEAEKSPINISFSENNLLIGNSHPTGKYDAAIAADFIRFQLLLQNNTFTFETVLSHSSKINFLRQAKEHGYKNYLYFVCTVDPTININRVAQRVALKGHAVPEDKIINRYYSSLALLPSLIPLTYRTYLLDNSAENSEIKLVAEVENGNTFIPKTENIPWWVYEHVIDPLFIDGRPS; the protein is encoded by the coding sequence ATGTCAGAAAGAAGTAAACGCCTGCGGATTCTTGCGGGCCCCAATGGTAGTGGAAAAAGTACAATCGTAAAGAAAATCAGAAGCAGCTATTATTGTGGATTCTTCGTTAATGCTGATGAAATCCAGCAAACTCTAGACGCCAAGAAAGTCCTCAATCTTAATGCGGAATATGGCTTGACAATTCCATTAGAAACGTATCATCACTACCTGCTCCACGAAGGAAAAAGTTGGTTAGAAAAAGCAGAGGCTGAAAAATCTCCCATCAATATTTCGTTTTCTGAAAATAATTTACTGATAGGTAATAGCCATCCCACAGGCAAATATGATGCGGCAATTGCCGCGGATTTTATCCGGTTTCAACTATTGTTACAGAACAACACCTTCACTTTTGAAACGGTACTTAGTCACTCATCAAAAATAAATTTCCTTCGACAAGCAAAAGAACATGGTTATAAAAACTACTTGTATTTTGTTTGCACCGTCGATCCAACCATTAATATCAATAGGGTTGCACAAAGAGTTGCATTAAAGGGGCATGCCGTTCCGGAAGATAAGATCATTAACAGATATTATAGTTCCTTAGCTTTACTCCCGTCCTTGATCCCATTGACCTACCGAACATATCTTTTAGATAATTCGGCTGAAAATTCTGAAATAAAATTGGTGGCAGAAGTTGAAAATGGGAACACTTTTATTCCAAAAACAGAGAATATTCCCTGGTGGGTGTATGAGCATGTAATAGATCCATTGTTTATTGATGGCAGACCTTCATAA
- a CDS encoding ABC transporter permease, whose amino-acid sequence MFRNYLRIAFRSLRKSKGFTAINIIGLSTGLAVCLLIVLYVTDELGYDRYNVNADRIYRLDADIFYNNTAYLGADGPKPLAPALIRENPQFEQFVRLSYAGDVMVRKGNNYIQEHHYVFADSTFFKVFTVRMLAGDPNTALNEPNSLVIDERTARKYFDESDVPGNVVGKTLELENHTICKITGVCQDMPRQSHFHFSLIRPMREAGIGDYWLGQNCISYVLVRPGYSKDFLQSRVNATVNTYIGKAMQTDLHQSMQDMERQGAHIRYLLMPLRDIHLHSNKIAEFEPNGNAVYVYVFLFIATLILAIACVNFMNLSTARSANRAKEVGIRKVTGSTRGQLIFQFLTESVLLSFFSLLLAVGVAVVLLPIFNQLSGKQLDEGMFFSAHILPLAAGLVLTVGFLAGSYPAFYLSSFQPIQVLKGRIAAGFKSSWLRSGLVVFQFFISIGLIIGTLVIYRQLTYIRNRDVGFDRDQVLVVQNAYTAGDAVRSFRQDLLKLNGVVDATLTNNLPTNPGNYSQNAWYRERNMAPGNMALLTNLYVDEHYIPTLGMHMVAGRNFAPSEYRTDSMGIILNEAAAKMLGFKDPHNQKLYAPGTQDSTGAYKLNEYHVIGVVKDFNFTSMHEKVLPMIMNLADNRGSLSIRFKGGDIRSQVQEVEAGWGRIANGAPFSYTFMDNDFNNIYKSESQTGRLFVTFAVFAILIACLGLFGLVTYAAEQRTKEIGIRKVLGANVGGIVALLSRDFLQLVGIASIIAFPIAWWAMNQWLQSFAYRTGISWWIFAAAAGAAILIALVTVSFQTIRAALANPVKSLRSE is encoded by the coding sequence ATGTTCCGCAACTATCTCAGGATCGCGTTCCGCAGCCTCAGGAAAAGCAAGGGTTTTACCGCCATCAACATCATCGGGCTGTCGACAGGACTCGCTGTCTGTCTCCTGATCGTCCTGTATGTCACTGACGAGTTGGGCTATGACCGTTACAATGTCAACGCGGATCGCATCTATCGCCTTGACGCGGACATATTTTACAACAATACGGCATACCTGGGCGCAGATGGGCCCAAACCCCTGGCCCCTGCCCTGATCCGTGAGAATCCGCAGTTCGAACAATTTGTCCGGCTTAGCTACGCGGGGGATGTCATGGTGAGAAAGGGCAACAATTATATCCAGGAACACCATTACGTCTTCGCCGATTCCACCTTTTTCAAGGTCTTCACCGTCCGGATGCTCGCCGGAGATCCGAATACGGCGCTGAATGAACCCAACTCGCTGGTCATCGACGAGCGTACAGCCAGAAAATATTTTGATGAATCTGATGTCCCGGGGAACGTAGTCGGCAAGACCCTGGAACTGGAAAACCACACCATCTGCAAGATCACCGGTGTCTGCCAGGATATGCCCCGCCAGTCGCATTTCCACTTCAGCCTTATCCGGCCGATGCGCGAAGCCGGCATCGGCGATTATTGGCTCGGCCAGAACTGTATCAGCTATGTCCTTGTCAGACCGGGCTACAGCAAGGACTTCCTCCAAAGCCGCGTGAATGCCACGGTCAACACCTATATCGGCAAAGCGATGCAGACCGACCTGCACCAATCCATGCAGGACATGGAGCGACAGGGAGCGCATATCCGGTACCTCCTGATGCCGCTGAGGGATATTCATCTTCATTCCAACAAGATTGCCGAATTCGAACCCAACGGCAACGCAGTCTATGTGTACGTCTTTTTGTTTATCGCGACCCTCATCCTGGCCATCGCCTGTGTGAATTTTATGAACCTCAGCACGGCCCGTTCCGCCAATCGCGCAAAGGAAGTGGGTATTCGCAAGGTGACAGGTTCTACCAGGGGACAGCTCATTTTCCAGTTCCTTACGGAGTCAGTGCTGCTCAGTTTTTTCTCGCTGTTGCTTGCGGTGGGCGTCGCCGTTGTTCTCCTGCCCATCTTCAACCAACTCTCGGGTAAACAGTTGGATGAGGGGATGTTCTTCTCTGCGCACATCCTGCCGCTGGCGGCTGGGCTGGTCCTCACGGTGGGTTTCCTCGCCGGCAGCTATCCCGCGTTCTATCTTTCATCGTTCCAGCCGATCCAAGTCCTAAAGGGCAGGATCGCCGCGGGTTTCAAGAGCAGTTGGCTGCGCAGCGGCCTGGTCGTCTTCCAGTTTTTTATATCCATCGGGCTGATTATCGGAACGCTTGTCATCTATCGCCAGCTCACCTACATCCGCAACCGGGATGTCGGCTTTGACCGGGACCAGGTGCTGGTCGTGCAAAATGCCTATACGGCCGGCGATGCAGTAAGGTCGTTTCGCCAGGACCTGCTCAAGCTGAACGGCGTGGTCGACGCAACCCTTACCAACAATCTCCCCACTAATCCAGGCAACTACAGTCAGAATGCCTGGTACCGCGAACGAAATATGGCTCCCGGGAATATGGCGCTCCTGACCAATTTGTATGTCGACGAACACTATATCCCCACGCTTGGCATGCACATGGTCGCGGGCAGGAATTTTGCCCCTTCCGAATACCGCACGGACTCAATGGGCATTATCCTCAATGAAGCGGCGGCAAAGATGCTGGGCTTTAAAGACCCGCACAACCAAAAACTTTACGCCCCTGGCACGCAGGACTCCACCGGCGCCTATAAGCTCAACGAATACCATGTCATCGGTGTCGTAAAGGATTTCAACTTTACCTCGATGCATGAAAAAGTACTGCCCATGATCATGAACCTCGCCGACAACCGCGGCAGCCTGTCCATCCGCTTTAAGGGCGGCGACATCCGTTCGCAGGTACAGGAGGTGGAGGCCGGCTGGGGACGCATCGCGAACGGGGCGCCTTTCAGCTATACCTTCATGGACAACGACTTCAACAACATTTACAAGAGCGAGTCGCAGACGGGCCGGCTCTTTGTCACCTTTGCCGTCTTTGCCATCCTCATCGCCTGTCTCGGGCTGTTCGGCCTGGTGACCTATGCGGCCGAGCAGCGGACGAAGGAGATCGGCATCCGCAAGGTGCTGGGAGCAAATGTCGGCGGTATCGTGGCCCTGCTAAGCCGCGATTTCCTGCAACTGGTGGGGATCGCTTCTATTATCGCCTTTCCCATCGCGTGGTGGGCCATGAACCAGTGGCTACAGAGTTTTGCCTATAGGACCGGCATCAGTTGGTGGATCTTTGCTGCGGCGGCCGGGGCCGCCATTCTGATTGCGCTGGTCACCGTGAGCTTCCAGACGATCCGAGCGGCCCTCGCTAACCCCGTGAAATCCCTCCGCAGCGAATGA
- a CDS encoding ArsR/SmtB family transcription factor yields MKQDIFQAIADPTRRAILALIAIQSLTPNAMAEKFDMSRQAVSKHIKVLQECELIRPEPSGREIYYHFNPKKMQELDDWIAQFRKTWETQFNQLDEVLSTIKKKKK; encoded by the coding sequence ATGAAACAAGACATATTCCAAGCCATAGCTGACCCAACACGCAGGGCTATTTTAGCTTTAATTGCTATTCAATCATTAACGCCCAATGCAATGGCGGAAAAATTTGATATGAGCCGGCAGGCCGTATCAAAGCATATTAAGGTATTACAGGAATGCGAATTGATTAGACCTGAGCCGTCCGGCAGAGAAATTTATTATCATTTCAATCCAAAAAAAATGCAAGAATTGGACGATTGGATAGCCCAATTCAGGAAAACTTGGGAAACTCAATTTAATCAACTTGACGAGGTATTATCAACAATTAAAAAAAAGAAAAAATGA
- a CDS encoding SRPBCC family protein, producing MTKSLLFDFTVDKATKTVFITREFDADLSLVWDAFTKPEILDQWVAAKPWTSRTKFMDFKVGGRRFYAMVSPEGQEFWAIQKYTSISPKTNFKLFNAFADKDENPQLPGSDWDYTFSEQKGKTTVRIAIYNESLARMEKMIEMGFEEGYTLSMNNLENVLATLSGK from the coding sequence ATGACAAAGAGTTTGCTATTTGATTTTACCGTTGACAAAGCAACAAAAACGGTATTCATAACCAGAGAGTTTGATGCCGACCTTTCCCTGGTATGGGATGCTTTTACCAAACCAGAAATCCTTGACCAATGGGTGGCAGCTAAACCATGGACGTCAAGAACAAAATTTATGGACTTCAAGGTGGGTGGACGAAGGTTTTATGCGATGGTAAGCCCTGAAGGACAAGAGTTTTGGGCAATTCAGAAATACACTTCCATCAGCCCAAAGACTAATTTCAAATTGTTCAATGCTTTTGCGGACAAAGATGAAAACCCTCAATTACCCGGTTCTGATTGGGATTACACCTTTAGCGAACAGAAAGGAAAGACAACCGTGCGTATTGCTATTTATAATGAATCTCTTGCCCGCATGGAAAAGATGATTGAAATGGGCTTCGAAGAAGGATATACGCTGTCAATGAACAATTTGGAAAATGTATTGGCAACCTTATCCGGGAAATGA
- a CDS encoding alpha/beta fold hydrolase, whose translation MQNFLKTKSILLIVIIVLTASRSNGQQIKPSNSGYAPVNGIKVYYEVYGEGRPIVLLHGAFYTIDMNWGQLIPDLSKTRKVIAIEMQGHGHTPFSDRNLSMTTLASDVEGVMDYLKIDSADVVGYSMGGSVAYQFAVQSPKRLRKLVIISSTYKSAGWLPIVNSAFKNFKPEFFDNTPIKTGYDAVAPDKTKWTSFLKQMLDFAKVPFNVGDSNIAKITAPVLIISGDNDGLDKTELMKTYQLLGGGVAADLQPMPKSHLAIVPSQGHVSLMMQTKIILGYLNDFLK comes from the coding sequence ATGCAAAATTTTCTCAAAACGAAATCAATACTGCTAATTGTAATCATTGTGTTGACAGCATCCCGGTCAAACGGGCAGCAAATCAAACCTTCCAACAGTGGTTACGCACCCGTTAATGGCATCAAAGTTTATTACGAAGTATATGGCGAGGGCAGGCCTATCGTTTTACTACACGGAGCCTTTTACACGATCGATATGAACTGGGGCCAATTAATCCCTGATCTGTCAAAAACCAGGAAAGTAATTGCCATTGAAATGCAAGGACATGGGCATACTCCCTTTTCAGATAGAAATTTATCGATGACTACTTTAGCAAGTGACGTGGAGGGTGTGATGGATTACCTGAAAATTGACAGTGCTGATGTAGTAGGATATAGTATGGGGGGCTCAGTAGCTTACCAGTTTGCTGTACAAAGCCCTAAACGCTTAAGAAAATTAGTGATCATTTCCTCCACTTATAAATCAGCTGGTTGGTTACCTATAGTAAACAGTGCATTTAAAAATTTTAAACCCGAATTTTTTGATAATACGCCGATAAAAACCGGGTACGATGCAGTGGCGCCTGATAAAACAAAATGGACGAGCTTCTTAAAGCAGATGCTTGACTTCGCTAAAGTTCCATTCAACGTAGGTGACTCGAATATTGCAAAAATTACTGCGCCTGTATTAATTATTTCGGGTGACAATGACGGATTGGATAAAACTGAGTTGATGAAAACATATCAATTGTTGGGTGGTGGTGTTGCCGCAGACCTGCAGCCAATGCCAAAATCACATTTGGCCATTGTTCCTTCACAGGGACATGTGAGCCTGATGATGCAAACAAAAATAATCTTAGGTTACCTGAATGACTTTTTGAAATAA
- a CDS encoding ABC transporter permease, giving the protein MFRNYLKIAFRSLSKSKGFTALNIIGLASGLGVCLLIVLYVTDELSYDRYNVNADRIYRVDEDAYINNTRFVSANTSKFFGPALVASYPEIQQMVRFRNTGDLFVRKGDDHVLDHHFTFADSTIFKVFTLPMIAGDPNTALNNPGSIVIDESAARRYFNSTDVIGRTLEVGYKNKPLKITGVIRDMPEQSQFHFSFIRPLREAYTFNDPSDNDWLSSNYYTYILVRPGTTRAEAQKDVDAVVNLNVGRALQEMFHASVTDLGKAGNHFRYPIFPLTDVHLYSNMSYELEANSNIQFVYIFSVIAVLILLIACVNFMNLSTARSANRAKEVGIRKVTGSTKGHLIIQFLTESILLSLFSLALALCIAVLLLPMFNQLAGKSLHPNVLFSGRFLPILILLVLVVGCLAGSYPAFYLSSFQPIHVLKGKIAAGFKSSWLRSSLVVFQFFISIGLVVSTLVIYRQLHYIRNKEVGFNRDQVLVLHNIGSLGQEGTTNLRKDLLTLAGVTDATVTNDIPTAGGDQYQQPGWFQDASLDARKATFMTTLRVDDHYVPTLGMQIVKGRNFDLAQFPTDSTAIILNEAAVAMLGVKDPFNLLLYNRADEVNPDRDDSTAHFKHIAFHVIGVVKDFNYNSMHDKIHPLVMIANTFIWNTMAVRFHTKDVFSLLRQVESKVHAAKQGLPFNYTFMDNDFDRLYHAEQQTGQVFITFAVFAILIACLGLFGLATYAAEQRTKEIGIRKVLGASVNSIVGLLSREFTILVGIAALIAFPAAWWGMYKWLETFAYRTEISWWIFVVAGAAALIIALLTVSIQTIRAALANPIKSLRSE; this is encoded by the coding sequence ATGTTCCGCAACTATCTCAAGATTGCTTTCCGCAGCCTCAGTAAAAGCAAGGGCTTTACCGCCCTCAACATCATCGGCCTCGCTTCCGGCCTCGGTGTCTGTCTGCTGATCGTCCTGTACGTCACCGATGAGCTTAGTTACGACCGCTACAACGTAAACGCGGATCGCATCTACCGGGTCGATGAGGACGCCTATATCAACAACACCAGGTTCGTTTCTGCCAACACCTCCAAATTTTTCGGCCCCGCGCTCGTTGCTTCCTATCCGGAGATCCAGCAGATGGTGAGGTTTCGAAACACGGGCGACCTGTTTGTGAGGAAGGGTGACGACCACGTCCTCGATCATCACTTCACTTTCGCCGACTCGACGATCTTCAAGGTCTTCACGCTGCCCATGATCGCCGGCGACCCCAATACCGCCCTCAACAACCCTGGTTCCATCGTGATCGATGAAAGCGCCGCCCGCCGCTATTTCAACAGCACCGATGTCATCGGCCGCACGCTGGAGGTAGGGTATAAAAATAAGCCCCTCAAAATCACCGGGGTCATCCGGGACATGCCGGAACAGTCCCAATTCCATTTCAGCTTTATTCGCCCCCTCCGCGAAGCCTACACCTTTAATGACCCCAGCGACAACGACTGGTTAAGTAGTAATTATTATACCTATATCCTTGTCCGACCCGGCACCACGCGAGCCGAAGCCCAGAAGGATGTAGACGCGGTCGTCAACCTCAATGTCGGCCGGGCCCTCCAGGAAATGTTCCACGCTTCGGTCACCGACCTCGGGAAAGCGGGTAATCATTTCCGGTACCCCATCTTCCCTCTCACCGACGTGCACCTCTATTCCAATATGTCTTATGAGCTGGAAGCCAACAGCAATATCCAGTTTGTATACATCTTCTCCGTCATCGCCGTCCTCATCCTCCTGATCGCCTGCGTCAATTTCATGAACCTCAGCACCGCCCGCTCCGCCAACCGCGCCAAGGAAGTGGGCATCCGCAAGGTCACCGGCTCGACAAAGGGACACCTCATCATCCAATTCCTTACCGAGTCCATCCTGCTCAGCCTCTTCTCCCTCGCCCTTGCCCTTTGCATCGCTGTCCTGCTGCTACCGATGTTCAATCAGCTTGCCGGCAAATCGCTCCATCCCAACGTGCTTTTCAGCGGTCGGTTCCTGCCCATCCTCATTCTCCTGGTGCTGGTGGTCGGCTGTCTAGCAGGCAGCTACCCCGCCTTCTACCTTAGTTCCTTTCAGCCGATTCATGTATTGAAAGGAAAAATAGCCGCAGGCTTCAAGAGCAGCTGGCTCCGCAGCAGCCTGGTGGTCTTTCAATTTTTCATTTCTATCGGCCTTGTCGTGAGCACCCTCGTCATCTATCGCCAGCTTCACTATATTCGAAATAAGGAAGTCGGCTTTAATCGGGATCAGGTACTCGTCCTCCATAACATCGGGTCGCTCGGCCAGGAAGGCACGACCAATCTTCGCAAGGACCTGCTCACCCTTGCCGGGGTCACCGACGCAACCGTCACCAACGACATCCCCACCGCCGGCGGCGACCAGTACCAACAGCCAGGCTGGTTCCAGGATGCCTCGCTCGACGCCAGGAAGGCGACCTTTATGACCACGCTCAGGGTCGACGACCATTATGTTCCCACGCTCGGCATGCAGATCGTCAAAGGCCGCAACTTCGACCTCGCGCAATTTCCAACCGACTCCACCGCCATCATCCTTAATGAAGCCGCCGTAGCGATGCTCGGTGTGAAGGACCCGTTCAATCTTCTTCTCTACAATCGGGCGGATGAGGTCAATCCCGATCGGGACGATTCGACGGCTCACTTCAAGCATATCGCCTTTCATGTCATCGGTGTCGTAAAGGATTTTAACTATAACTCCATGCATGACAAGATCCACCCCCTTGTCATGATCGCCAACACGTTTATATGGAATACCATGGCCGTCCGCTTTCACACGAAGGATGTCTTCAGTCTCCTCCGGCAGGTGGAAAGTAAGGTCCATGCCGCTAAGCAAGGACTTCCCTTCAACTATACCTTCATGGATAACGACTTTGATCGATTGTACCACGCCGAGCAGCAGACCGGCCAGGTCTTCATCACCTTCGCCGTCTTCGCCATCCTCATTGCCTGCCTCGGTCTTTTCGGCCTCGCTACTTATGCTGCCGAACAACGCACCAAGGAGATCGGGATCCGGAAGGTCCTTGGCGCCAGCGTCAATAGTATCGTCGGCCTTCTCAGCAGGGAATTCACGATCCTTGTCGGGATCGCTGCGCTCATCGCCTTCCCCGCTGCGTGGTGGGGTATGTACAAATGGCTCGAAACGTTTGCCTATCGTACGGAGATCAGTTGGTGGATCTTCGTCGTGGCCGGCGCCGCCGCCCTCATCATTGCCCTGCTGACGGTCAGTATTCAGACCATCCGCGCGGCCCTCGCTAACCCCATAAAATCCCTTCGCAGCGAATGA
- a CDS encoding Crp/Fnr family transcriptional regulator, which yields MEANKKAFYRFLNLFREIPTADVELISQHLQQKDIVPGQVLLQQGKTAKELFFVVSGILKIISINEKGTDVIQFFIKENRFCTILYSFNGNIVAQESIVAATTGELLVFSKTSLEALYAQLPYFKNLVERITQQALLDKIKIRNSLMGEEATIRYHKFISQQPDIMLRVPLSDVASYLGITQQSLSRIRRSFKNGKGGDTAE from the coding sequence ATGGAAGCGAACAAAAAGGCCTTCTATAGATTCCTGAACCTATTTAGGGAAATCCCGACGGCAGATGTTGAGCTGATCAGCCAGCATCTCCAGCAGAAGGATATTGTTCCCGGTCAGGTTTTGCTTCAGCAAGGCAAAACAGCAAAAGAATTATTCTTTGTTGTTTCAGGGATCCTCAAGATCATTTCCATCAACGAAAAGGGTACCGACGTCATTCAATTCTTCATCAAAGAAAACAGATTTTGTACTATTTTATACAGCTTCAATGGCAACATTGTTGCGCAGGAGAGCATTGTCGCTGCTACGACCGGCGAACTGCTGGTGTTTTCGAAAACATCACTAGAAGCCCTCTATGCTCAATTGCCTTATTTTAAAAACCTCGTAGAGCGCATTACCCAGCAAGCGCTGTTGGATAAGATCAAGATCCGGAACAGCCTTATGGGCGAAGAAGCGACCATCCGGTACCATAAATTCATTTCCCAACAACCGGACATCATGCTTCGGGTTCCTTTAAGTGACGTTGCCTCCTACCTGGGGATCACCCAGCAATCGCTCAGCCGGATACGGAGAAGTTTTAAAAATGGGAAAGGCGGGGATACCGCTGAGTAG
- a CDS encoding LytR/AlgR family response regulator transcription factor has product MKRPYPRTPEKVEVLTAFGYGAFTAVFLALFDPFQFGEAGAAVVYGGIVTVCLLFMRLPPLIFKRAYDERRWTVGREIISDAVAFAVVGTGVCLYTAVRYGRQGGYLTLIGMVVAIGLIPYVVSVLLKENRLLKKYRLAADTIQKELAAPPVLQPVTGLVLLRSENPSENLEMTPDDLVCIEASDNYIRVFRASTPPVLLRSALKRAEEDLKGHPGFFRCHRGYIVNLSKVVLVTGNAQGLKLHLASGQVVPVSRGLTADIRQLLKKT; this is encoded by the coding sequence ATGAAACGCCCCTACCCCCGGACCCCGGAAAAGGTTGAGGTGCTGACTGCATTCGGGTATGGCGCCTTTACGGCGGTTTTCCTGGCCCTTTTCGATCCGTTCCAGTTTGGAGAGGCCGGGGCGGCGGTCGTTTATGGAGGCATCGTCACGGTTTGTTTGTTGTTCATGCGCCTGCCCCCCTTGATTTTCAAGAGGGCATACGACGAACGCCGGTGGACCGTGGGCCGGGAAATCATTTCGGATGCGGTCGCGTTCGCCGTGGTGGGGACAGGGGTCTGTCTCTATACCGCAGTGCGGTATGGGCGCCAGGGCGGTTATCTTACCTTGATAGGGATGGTGGTGGCCATCGGGCTCATACCTTATGTGGTCAGTGTATTGCTTAAAGAGAATAGGCTCCTGAAAAAATACCGGCTTGCCGCGGATACGATCCAAAAAGAATTAGCTGCCCCCCCGGTGCTACAGCCGGTGACCGGCCTGGTATTGCTCCGGTCGGAAAATCCCAGCGAAAACCTGGAAATGACGCCGGACGACCTTGTTTGCATCGAGGCATCGGATAATTATATCCGGGTTTTCCGGGCAAGCACCCCCCCGGTCCTGCTTAGGAGCGCGCTAAAACGGGCGGAAGAAGACCTGAAGGGCCATCCGGGATTTTTTCGCTGCCACCGAGGATACATTGTCAACCTGTCGAAGGTCGTCCTGGTCACCGGGAATGCGCAGGGATTGAAGTTGCACCTGGCGTCTGGCCAGGTAGTCCCGGTTTCCAGGGGTCTCACCGCGGACATCCGGCAACTGCTGAAAAAGACATAG